ATCTTTAATGATGGCAATTTCGTAAGGGGATTTGATGGCGCGCACGCGGCGGATCAGATCGGTGGCATTGCTCGTCGTCGCTTGCGGGAAGACTTTGCTGATGCGCTGGAAAAGGTCGACAGAGAGGACGTCAAACTCCATACCGAGCTTTTGCGGCGCTGTCAGCCCGTACCCTTGAATGAGGCCGGGGAGGTCCTTGGGGCTTTTGAGCGGCAGGATCTCCTTGAGTCCCGATTCCATTCTCGCCCGGCCGAAATCCTTACGGACAAAGTAGAGGGGATCACTCGTGGCCGGGACATAAAGAATCCCTTGTTGAATTGTGCCGGTAAAGTAAAAGAGATCGGCATTCTGCACCATGATGATAGCGTCGAAGCCCTCTTTTTGCATGAGATCCTGTAAGCGGGTGCAGCGGGAACGGAGTTCCTGAGCAGGAGTAATACGCATGTCGATCTCCTAGAAGAGGTGATAACGGTTCGGATTTTTTCGGGAGTTTACGCAACTTTTTATTGGTCGTCCAGCCCCTTCTGCGAAGACCGTTGATTTCATTTGTGGAGGATGTTATTTTCTCAAAGTAATTTATCCTTGACGACAAAAGAGAAACGATTGAGCGAAGTACAAGAACTTGAAAGATTCGCCGCCCATGATCAACACCTGGCGAGTCGATTGTTCGGTCAGCAGAATGCCCATCTGAAACAGATCGAGCAGGCGCTGGCTGTGCGGCTTACCTCGCGCGGCAGTGAGGTTTTGATTGAAGGCGAACCCCTGGCCGCCGCTTTGACCCGTCGCACTCTCGAAGAGTTGCAGTCGGTCATGGAAGGGGGATATCAGATCTATCCCAGCGATATCGATTACGCCATCCGCATCCTCAGCGCCGATTTCAATGCCGCGCTGCGTACCATCTTTCTCGACACTGTCTTTGTCTCCTCCCGTAAAAAAATTATCTCCCCGAAGAGCCTGGCGCAAAAAGAGTATATCGACGCGATTCGGCAGCATCCTGTCGTCTTTGGCGTCGGCCCTGCCGGAACCGGCAAGACCTATCTTGCCATGGCCATGGCCGTCTCTTATCTGCTCAAGAAAGAGGTCAGTCGCATCGTGCTGGTCCGTCCGGCGGTTGAAGCGGGCGAGAAGCTCGGCTTCCTACCCGGCGATCTCGCCGAAAAGGTCAATCCTTATCTGCGGCCGCTCTTTGATGCCCTTTACGACATGCTCGACTTTGAAAAGGGCCAGGCCCTGATTGAGCGTGGCACTATCGAAGTCGCGCCCCTGGCCTTTATGCGCGGTCGGACGTTGAACGACGCTTTTGTCATCCTCGATGAAGCGCAGAACACCACGGCCGAGCAGATGAAGATGTTTCTCACCCGTCTCGGTTTTGGCAGCCGTGCCGTCATTACCGGCGACGTCACCCAGATCGATTTGCCGACCAGTCGT
This genomic window from Deltaproteobacteria bacterium HGW-Deltaproteobacteria-4 contains:
- a CDS encoding phosphate starvation-inducible protein PhoH yields the protein MLFSQSNLSLTTKEKRLSEVQELERFAAHDQHLASRLFGQQNAHLKQIEQALAVRLTSRGSEVLIEGEPLAAALTRRTLEELQSVMEGGYQIYPSDIDYAIRILSADFNAALRTIFLDTVFVSSRKKIISPKSLAQKEYIDAIRQHPVVFGVGPAGTGKTYLAMAMAVSYLLKKEVSRIVLVRPAVEAGEKLGFLPGDLAEKVNPYLRPLFDALYDMLDFEKGQALIERGTIEVAPLAFMRGRTLNDAFVILDEAQNTTAEQMKMFLTRLGFGSRAVITGDVTQIDLPTSRLSGLIQAQKVLAGVKGISFNTFTDRDVVRHPIVQAIVQAYDRAAMTSEP